The Chrysoperla carnea chromosome X, inChrCarn1.1, whole genome shotgun sequence genome includes a region encoding these proteins:
- the LOC123302630 gene encoding solute carrier family 41 member 1-like isoform X5 produces the protein MSRQSLNEPSTELELSNLMEQHETTNDNLELANTNTESQANTAVERDLILASEDEVPSSAKKLPDIVVESQMCDNLDENKETYLKTAIQVFIPFLIAGKGMVGAGLVLDIVQHWTVFENITELVILVPALLGLKGNLEMTLASRLSTQANLGHMDTPKQQWSMIVGNLTLIQCQAIVVGFLASVVAVVMGAIKTQSVQLDHAYLLCASSLVTASVASFVLGLITAAVIVFSRHCNINPDNVATPIAASLGDITSLTLLSWISTILYDSIGKQDWLAPSIIAGYVLVTPLWIWIAKKNVHTRDVLYNGWTPVMAAMLISSLGGLILDFMVSRFEGIAVFQPVINGVGGNLVAVQASRISTALHKEAELGTLPNTSDVEGVDADTVIFITPVAGFCGKANCPHARTTRVLMAMVVPGHIIFIYTINYIKQGMAALTALFVVVYLCAAVLQVATLLYIAHIMIHWMWARKIDPDNSAIPYLTSLGDLLGISLLGIAFQLLYLVGDHELTATGK, from the exons CTCAACCGAATtggaattatcaaatttaatggAACAACATGAAACTACAAATGATAATCTAGAATTAGCCAACACAAACACTGAATCTCAAGCGAACACAGCCGTGGAACGTGATCTCATCTTAGCATCTGAGGATGAGGTCCCATCGTCGGCCAAGAAATTACCGGACATTGTTGTGGAAAGTCAGATGTGCGATAATTTGGACGAAAACAaagaaacttatttaaaaactgCTATACAAGTTTTCATTCCATTTTTAATTGCTGGCAAAGGCATGGTTGGTGCTGGATTAGTTTTGGATATTGTACAG CATTGgacagtttttgaaaacataactGAATTGGTGATATTAGTGCCAGCATTGCTTGGattaaaaggtaatttagaGATGACCTTAGCGTCACGTTTATCAACGCAAGCGAATTTAGGGCACATGGACACACCAAAGCAACAATGGAGTATGATTGTCGGTAATTTAACATTGATACAATGCCAAGCGATTGTTGTTGGGTTTCTGGCATCTGTGGTGGCTGTTGTTATGGGAGCGATCAAAACACAAAGTGTACAATTGGATCATGCGTATTTATTGTGTGCTAGTAGTTTAGTAACAGCGAGCGTTGCTAGCTTTGTACTTGGCTTAATAACAGCCGCGGTGATCGTGTTCTCTAGACATTGTAATATCAATCCAGACAATGTGGCAACACCGATAGCCGCAAGTTTAGGGGATATCACCTCATTAACGTTACTATCTTGGATCTCAACGATTCTGTATGATTCAATTGGCAAACAGGACTGGTTAGCACCGTCAATTATAGCTGGTTACGTCTTAGTTACACCGTTGTGGATTTGGATTGCCAAAAAAAATGTCCATACGCGAGATGTTCTTTACAATGGTTGGACGCCAGTTATGGCTGCCATGCTAATTAGTTCTTTGGGTGgtttaattttggattttatgGTATCCAGATTTGAAGGAATTGCTGTCTTTCAGCCGGTGATTAATGGAGTCGGTGGTAATTTGGTGGCTGTGCAAGCAAGTCGTATATCGACTGCGTTACATAAAGAAGCCGAATTGGGTACATTGCCAAATACGAGTGATGTGGAGGGGGTCGATGCTGACACGGTTATTTTTATTACACCTGTTGCTGGATTTTGTGGCAaag CTAAtt GTCCTCATGCGCGTACCACTCGAGTTCTAATGGCAATGGTGGTTCCCGGACATATCATATTCATTTATaccataaattatatcaaacagGGAATGGCAGCCTTAACAGCTTTATTTGTGGTTGTATATCTATGCGCTGCAGTTCTTCAG GTTGCTACCTTGCTATATATCGCTCATATTATGATACATTGGATGTGGGCAAGAAAAATTGATCCAGATAATTCAGCGATACCATATTTGACATCATTGGGAGATCTACTAGGCATATCTTTATTAGGGATCGCTTTTCAGTTGCTGTATTTAGTAGGGGATCATGAATTAACCGCTACTGGCAAATAG